Within Gemmatimonadaceae bacterium, the genomic segment CATGGCCATGCCCGGCTTCGTGTACGGTGGTCTCATCGCGTCGCTTGTGGACTGTCATGCCATGGCCACTGCCGCCGCGGCCTCGATGGTGGCTGCCGGTGAAGTGCCAGGACACGACCCCACGCGCCGGTTTGTTACCGCCTCACTGCATGTGACGTATCTGAAGCCGACGCCGATGGGGGTTGAACTGGTGCTGCGGGCGCGCGCCGAAGAAACTGGCGAGCGCAAGGTGCGTGTGGCGGTGGAGCTGTTCGCCGGCGAGGTGCTGTGCGCACGCGGGCAGGTGCTGGCGGTGCGACTCCCGGACACCATGGCGGTGCTTCGCCCATGAAGTCGTTCTTACACGTCCCCACGTTGATCGTGTTTGGACTCGTCGGATGTGCCGGCCGCGACGCAACCCGCGAGTCGGTGGACATTCTCATCACCGGCGGCACGGTCATCACGATGGATAGCACGCGTCGCGTGCTGGACGACGGTGCGGTGGCCATCAAGGCCGATCGCATCGTGGCCGTGGGTCCGTCTGGCGAACTGGCGAAGCGCTACACGCCACGCGAAACCATCGACGCGCACCGCAAGGTAGTGATGCCCGGTTTGATCGACGGGCACGGACACGCCGGTCACGGACTGGTAAAGTCACTCGGGATGGATACGGAACAGTGGTACCCGGCCACCGAGCAGATATACGCGCACGGCTCATCGGTGGATTTCTGGCGCGCCGAAGCGCTGCTGACTGGGGTGGAGAAGGTGCGGTTCGGCGTGACCACCTCGCTCAGTTTCTTTGGCGGTGGCGACATGGTCATGCGCACGGACGATCCCGTGTAC encodes:
- a CDS encoding PaaI family thioesterase, with translation MTALQDKYPDDYSYCYGCGRLNADGLHVKSEWHDGECTAHFHPAPKHMAMPGFVYGGLIASLVDCHAMATAAAASMVAAGEVPGHDPTRRFVTASLHVTYLKPTPMGVELVLRARAEETGERKVRVAVELFAGEVLCARGQVLAVRLPDTMAVLRP